Proteins from a genomic interval of Pecten maximus chromosome 13, xPecMax1.1, whole genome shotgun sequence:
- the LOC117341057 gene encoding alpha-(1,3)-fucosyltransferase 6-like isoform X1, whose translation MTRYRPIKMRHVHKKSLLSCSGCFLVTFTVWIFIIKVIWKLPTANESLKITQQSIEKEKFVEKMLLKKDISVGLNALRKVSRDFSGDRKTQRTGIILWYQPPNFQHIIDSEKSMDFSKCGFPNTCTHTTNSSFISSSDAVIFHGSVLPSVLPKRREDQFWIFYTLESPPSVYPVRNEWRKQFDWMMNYRRDSQIFLPYGKIFKEPKGNSELVDTMKKKDKDHPVAWLVSNCHASNGRNEYVKEMKKFLPVDVFGRCGTPIVASFGNTSMEAYKILSIKHKFYLSFENNHCTDYITEKLYNTYSRFVPLVPVVRGGASYSEILPPGTFINTADFKSPKDLANHLKYLNENDDAYLKILQEKMKYHVNNMVEVYRQSLCKICERIQDQTEAVRTNRTDVSSWIHDNTCVTVKNIR comes from the coding sequence ACCAATTAAGATGAGACATGTACACAAGAAAAGCCTCCTTTCCTGTTCCGGCTGCTTCCTCGTCACTTTTACTGTCTGGATCTTCATAATCAAAGTAATATGGAAGCTACCTACCGCCAACGAATCATTAAAAATCACACAGCAATCTATTGAAAAAGAAAAGTTTGTGGAAAAAATGTTACTAAAAAAAGACATCAGTGTAGGGTTGAACGCTCTCCGGAAAGTGTCAAGAGATTTTTCTGGTGACAGGAAAACTCAGCGGACTGGAATAATACTCTGGTACCAACCGCCAAATTTCCAGCATATTATCGATTCAGAAAAGAGCATGGATTTCTCAAAGTGTGGATTTCCTAACACGTGTACTCACACCACAAACAGTTCGTTCATCAGTAGCAGTGATGCCGTTATATTCCATGGATCTGTACTCCCATCGGTTTTACCGAAGCGCCGGGAAGATCAGTTTTGGATCTTTTATACGCTAGAAAGTCCCCCGAGTGTCTATCCCGTACGGAATGAATGGAGGAAGCAATTTGATTGGATGATGAACTATAGGAGAGATTCACAAATATTTCTACCCTACGGTAAAATTTTTAAAGAACCTAAAGGAAATTCTGAGTTAGTGGATACCATGAAGAAAAAAGATAAAGACCACCCTGTCGCCTGGCTTGTGAGTAATTGTCACGCGAGTAATGGAAGGAATGAATATGTTAAAGAAATGAAGAAGTTTCTCCCTGTAGATGTCTTCGGGAGGTGCGGGACTCCAATAGTCGCTTCCTTTGGGAATACGTCAATGGAAGCTTATAAAATATTATCGATAAAACATAAATTCTACCTTTCGTTTGAAAATAATCACTGCACGGATTATATTACAGAGAAGTTATATAACACGTACTCCAGGTTTGTACCACTTGTGCCGGTAGTACGGGGTGGGGCTTCCTACAGTGAAATATTACCACCTGGGACCTTCATCAATACCGCCGATTTTAAATCTCCTAAGGATTTAGCTAATCATTTGAAGTACTTAAATGAGAATGACGATGCGTATTTAAAGATTCTtcaagaaaaaatgaaatatcacgTGAACAATATGGTGGAGGTGTACCGCCAGTCCCTGTGTAAAATATGTGAGAGAATTCAGGATCAAACGGAGGCTGTACGGACAAACAGGACGGATGTGTCGTCATGGATACATGACAATACTTGTGTTACAGTTAAGAACATCaggtga
- the LOC117341057 gene encoding alpha-(1,3)-fucosyltransferase 6-like isoform X2, translated as MRHVHKKSLLSCSGCFLVTFTVWIFIIKVIWKLPTANESLKITQQSIEKEKFVEKMLLKKDISVGLNALRKVSRDFSGDRKTQRTGIILWYQPPNFQHIIDSEKSMDFSKCGFPNTCTHTTNSSFISSSDAVIFHGSVLPSVLPKRREDQFWIFYTLESPPSVYPVRNEWRKQFDWMMNYRRDSQIFLPYGKIFKEPKGNSELVDTMKKKDKDHPVAWLVSNCHASNGRNEYVKEMKKFLPVDVFGRCGTPIVASFGNTSMEAYKILSIKHKFYLSFENNHCTDYITEKLYNTYSRFVPLVPVVRGGASYSEILPPGTFINTADFKSPKDLANHLKYLNENDDAYLKILQEKMKYHVNNMVEVYRQSLCKICERIQDQTEAVRTNRTDVSSWIHDNTCVTVKNIR; from the coding sequence ATGAGACATGTACACAAGAAAAGCCTCCTTTCCTGTTCCGGCTGCTTCCTCGTCACTTTTACTGTCTGGATCTTCATAATCAAAGTAATATGGAAGCTACCTACCGCCAACGAATCATTAAAAATCACACAGCAATCTATTGAAAAAGAAAAGTTTGTGGAAAAAATGTTACTAAAAAAAGACATCAGTGTAGGGTTGAACGCTCTCCGGAAAGTGTCAAGAGATTTTTCTGGTGACAGGAAAACTCAGCGGACTGGAATAATACTCTGGTACCAACCGCCAAATTTCCAGCATATTATCGATTCAGAAAAGAGCATGGATTTCTCAAAGTGTGGATTTCCTAACACGTGTACTCACACCACAAACAGTTCGTTCATCAGTAGCAGTGATGCCGTTATATTCCATGGATCTGTACTCCCATCGGTTTTACCGAAGCGCCGGGAAGATCAGTTTTGGATCTTTTATACGCTAGAAAGTCCCCCGAGTGTCTATCCCGTACGGAATGAATGGAGGAAGCAATTTGATTGGATGATGAACTATAGGAGAGATTCACAAATATTTCTACCCTACGGTAAAATTTTTAAAGAACCTAAAGGAAATTCTGAGTTAGTGGATACCATGAAGAAAAAAGATAAAGACCACCCTGTCGCCTGGCTTGTGAGTAATTGTCACGCGAGTAATGGAAGGAATGAATATGTTAAAGAAATGAAGAAGTTTCTCCCTGTAGATGTCTTCGGGAGGTGCGGGACTCCAATAGTCGCTTCCTTTGGGAATACGTCAATGGAAGCTTATAAAATATTATCGATAAAACATAAATTCTACCTTTCGTTTGAAAATAATCACTGCACGGATTATATTACAGAGAAGTTATATAACACGTACTCCAGGTTTGTACCACTTGTGCCGGTAGTACGGGGTGGGGCTTCCTACAGTGAAATATTACCACCTGGGACCTTCATCAATACCGCCGATTTTAAATCTCCTAAGGATTTAGCTAATCATTTGAAGTACTTAAATGAGAATGACGATGCGTATTTAAAGATTCTtcaagaaaaaatgaaatatcacgTGAACAATATGGTGGAGGTGTACCGCCAGTCCCTGTGTAAAATATGTGAGAGAATTCAGGATCAAACGGAGGCTGTACGGACAAACAGGACGGATGTGTCGTCATGGATACATGACAATACTTGTGTTACAGTTAAGAACATCaggtga